A single region of the Nicotiana sylvestris chromosome 6, ASM39365v2, whole genome shotgun sequence genome encodes:
- the LOC104228681 gene encoding U-box domain-containing protein 34-like isoform X2: MKVNVDGDTGGSPTSTTATVTVAVAVKSAEGKGSQRAVKWAVEKLLPKAHRFVFIHVMPTITTIPTPSGESTLVDELEANVVKLYIEDKRAQCEEIFIPFKILCKRKNVETLVLEGNNPATVLLKYVNDSGIKSLVLGSYSPNYFSRKLKGSSVPSIILKHAPECCDVYVVSSNKLMTNSLNPLLATGDLPTINKQKSSASSASIDGVSHSRSSSLASSHLNFPAFLDGNSSNYASLQQKLNQNLEDVTTGLETVKECHISTSSEQLDIQDEVERVRLELQTTLAMYNQTCEDLIHTQNKVQLFSSEYLEEYRKVNAAKKREENLRKIAAEEKERHLEAEKEVETARKLLSEETYERQIAELKALQQSLEKKKTVDALLSSDHRYRRLTREEIEVATDYFCESKMIGEGAYGKVYKGDLDHTPVAIKVLCSDASEKKEEFLREVEVLSQLHHPHIVLLLGACPENGCLVYEYMENGSLEDCILERNSKPFPWFSRFRILFEVACALAFLHNSKPEPIVHRDLKPGNILLDKNFVSKIGDVGLAKIISDVVPESVTEYRNSVLAGTLGYMDPEYQRTGTLRPKSDLYAFGIITLQLLAACRPNGLIMVFENAINSNLLVDILDKSVPDWPLMEAEELARMALKCCSLRCRDRPDLETEVLPLLKRLSEFADMRTKVEKNIIQAPSPYLCPIVQEVMEDPQIAADGFTYEHRAIKLWLTRHSVSPVTKQILQHKMVTPNRTLRLAIQEWRSQVTSFRPRS, translated from the exons ATGAAAGTGAATGTTGACGGAGATACTGGTGGTTCTCCGACGTCGACGACGGCGACGGTCACCGTGGCGGTGGCAGTTAAGAGTGCGGAAGGGAAAGGTAGTCAGCGCGCGGTGAAATGGGCAGTGGAGAAGCTGTTGCCTAAAGCTCATCGATTTGTATTCATTCATGTTATGCCCACAATCACTACAATTCCAACTCCAT CAGGAGAGAGTACTCTTGTTGATGAGCTTGAGGCCAATGTGGTGAAACTATATATAGAGGATAAGAGGGCTCAATGTGAAGAAATCTTTATCCCATTTAAGATTTTGTGCAAAAGAAAAAAT GTTGAGACTTTGGTGCTGGAAGGGAATAATCCTGCAACGGTGCTCCTAAAATATGTGAATGACTCTGGGATTAAAAGTTTAGTCTTGGGCTCTTACTCTCCCAATTACTTTTCCAG GAAGCTGAAGGGATCAAGCGTGCCTTCAATTATCCTCAAGCATGCTCCAGAATGTTGTGATGTTTATGTGGTGTCCTCAAATAAGCTAATGACAAATTCGTTAAATCCCTTATTGGCTACTG GTGATCTTCCTACAATCAATAAACAAAAATCCAGTGCATCTTCTGCCTCCATAGATGGTGTCTCTCACAGCAGATCATCATCCCTTGCTTCTAGCCATCTGAATTTTCCAGCATTTCTCGATGGGAACTCTTCTAATTATGCCAGTCTTCAACAGAAACTTAATCAAAATCTGGAAGATGTAACCACAGGTCTAGAGACAGTCAAGGAATGCCATATTTCCACTTCCTCAGAGCAG TTAGACATTCAAGATGAAGTGGAGAGGGTGCGCCTAGAATTACAGACTACTTTAGCAATGTACAATCAAACATGTGAAGACCTGATCCATACCCAAAACAAA GTCCAGTTATTTTCTTCGGAATACCTTGAAGAGTATAGAAAAGTGAATGCTgccaagaaaagagaagaaaatctaAGGAAAATTGCTGCTGAAGAAAAGGAGAGGCATCTTGAAGCTGAGAAGGAGGTCGAGACTGCAAGAAAATTGCTTTCAGAAGAGACATATGAGAGGCAGATAGCAGAGTTGAAGGCACTGCAACAGTCCTTAGAGAAAAAGAAAACTGTCGATGCACTATTATCATCTGATCACAGGTATAGAAGGTTGACTAGAGAAGAAATTGAGGTTGCAACTGATTACTTTTGCGAGTCCAAGATGATTGGTGAAGGGGCATACGGGAAAGTTTACAAAGGTGATCTTGATCATACCCCTGTTGCCATCAAAGTTCTTTGTTCCGATGCATCCGAAAAGAAAGAGGAATTTCTAAGAGAG GTGGAGGTTCTTAGCCAGTTACATCACCCACACATTGTTTTACTGCTTGGAGCCTGTCCTGAAAATGGTTGCCTTGTTTATGAGTATATGGAAAACGGAAGCCTGGAAGATTGCATTTTGGAACGGAACAGTAAACCGTTTCCCTGGTTTTCTCGATTCAGGATACTGTTCGAAGTGGCATGCGCTCTTGCATTCCTGCACAACTCAAAGCCTGAGCCTATTGTTCATCGAGATCTTAAACCGGGAAATATATTGCTGGACAAAAATTTCGTGAGCAAAATAGGAGATGTAGGTCTAGCAAAGATTATATCAGATGTTGTCCCAGAAAGTGTTACAGAATATAGGAACTCTGTTCTGGCTGGCACCCTTGGTTACATGGATCCAGAGTATCAAAGAACTGGCACACTCAGACCAAAGTCTGATCTTTATGCTTTTGGAATAATAACACTTCAATTACTGGCTGCTTGTCGTCCTAATGGCCTTATAATGGTGTTTGAAAATGCTATAAATAGTAATTTATTGGTGGATATACTTGATAAGTCAGTTCCTGATTGGCCGTTAATGGAAGCAGAGGAGCTTGCTAGGATGGCGCTAAAATGCTGTAGCCTTAGATGCCGAGATAGACCAGACCTCGAGACTGAAGTTCTTCCACTTTTGAAGAGACTTTCTGAATTTGCTGACATGCGTACCAAAGTGGAGAAGAACATTATACAGGCACCTAGTCCGTACTTATGCCCAATCGTTCAG GAAGTAATGGAAGATCCACAGATTGCAGCTGATGGTTTTACATATGAGCATAGAGCAATAAAGTTATGGCTCACCAGACATAGTGTATCACCAGTTACAAAACAGATACTGCAGCACAAGATGGTCACACCAAACCGCACATTGCGACTAGCTATACAAGAGTGGCGATCACAAGTAACGTCGTTCAGACCCAGATCTTGA
- the LOC104228681 gene encoding U-box domain-containing protein 34-like isoform X1 — MKVNVDGDTGGSPTSTTATVTVAVAVKSAEGKGSQRAVKWAVEKLLPKAHRFVFIHVMPTITTIPTPSGESTLVDELEANVVKLYIEDKRAQCEEIFIPFKILCKRKNVETLVLEGNNPATVLLKYVNDSGIKSLVLGSYSPNYFSRKLKGSSVPSIILKHAPECCDVYVVSSNKLMTNSLNPLLATEGDLPTINKQKSSASSASIDGVSHSRSSSLASSHLNFPAFLDGNSSNYASLQQKLNQNLEDVTTGLETVKECHISTSSEQLDIQDEVERVRLELQTTLAMYNQTCEDLIHTQNKVQLFSSEYLEEYRKVNAAKKREENLRKIAAEEKERHLEAEKEVETARKLLSEETYERQIAELKALQQSLEKKKTVDALLSSDHRYRRLTREEIEVATDYFCESKMIGEGAYGKVYKGDLDHTPVAIKVLCSDASEKKEEFLREVEVLSQLHHPHIVLLLGACPENGCLVYEYMENGSLEDCILERNSKPFPWFSRFRILFEVACALAFLHNSKPEPIVHRDLKPGNILLDKNFVSKIGDVGLAKIISDVVPESVTEYRNSVLAGTLGYMDPEYQRTGTLRPKSDLYAFGIITLQLLAACRPNGLIMVFENAINSNLLVDILDKSVPDWPLMEAEELARMALKCCSLRCRDRPDLETEVLPLLKRLSEFADMRTKVEKNIIQAPSPYLCPIVQEVMEDPQIAADGFTYEHRAIKLWLTRHSVSPVTKQILQHKMVTPNRTLRLAIQEWRSQVTSFRPRS, encoded by the exons ATGAAAGTGAATGTTGACGGAGATACTGGTGGTTCTCCGACGTCGACGACGGCGACGGTCACCGTGGCGGTGGCAGTTAAGAGTGCGGAAGGGAAAGGTAGTCAGCGCGCGGTGAAATGGGCAGTGGAGAAGCTGTTGCCTAAAGCTCATCGATTTGTATTCATTCATGTTATGCCCACAATCACTACAATTCCAACTCCAT CAGGAGAGAGTACTCTTGTTGATGAGCTTGAGGCCAATGTGGTGAAACTATATATAGAGGATAAGAGGGCTCAATGTGAAGAAATCTTTATCCCATTTAAGATTTTGTGCAAAAGAAAAAAT GTTGAGACTTTGGTGCTGGAAGGGAATAATCCTGCAACGGTGCTCCTAAAATATGTGAATGACTCTGGGATTAAAAGTTTAGTCTTGGGCTCTTACTCTCCCAATTACTTTTCCAG GAAGCTGAAGGGATCAAGCGTGCCTTCAATTATCCTCAAGCATGCTCCAGAATGTTGTGATGTTTATGTGGTGTCCTCAAATAAGCTAATGACAAATTCGTTAAATCCCTTATTGGCTACTG AAGGTGATCTTCCTACAATCAATAAACAAAAATCCAGTGCATCTTCTGCCTCCATAGATGGTGTCTCTCACAGCAGATCATCATCCCTTGCTTCTAGCCATCTGAATTTTCCAGCATTTCTCGATGGGAACTCTTCTAATTATGCCAGTCTTCAACAGAAACTTAATCAAAATCTGGAAGATGTAACCACAGGTCTAGAGACAGTCAAGGAATGCCATATTTCCACTTCCTCAGAGCAG TTAGACATTCAAGATGAAGTGGAGAGGGTGCGCCTAGAATTACAGACTACTTTAGCAATGTACAATCAAACATGTGAAGACCTGATCCATACCCAAAACAAA GTCCAGTTATTTTCTTCGGAATACCTTGAAGAGTATAGAAAAGTGAATGCTgccaagaaaagagaagaaaatctaAGGAAAATTGCTGCTGAAGAAAAGGAGAGGCATCTTGAAGCTGAGAAGGAGGTCGAGACTGCAAGAAAATTGCTTTCAGAAGAGACATATGAGAGGCAGATAGCAGAGTTGAAGGCACTGCAACAGTCCTTAGAGAAAAAGAAAACTGTCGATGCACTATTATCATCTGATCACAGGTATAGAAGGTTGACTAGAGAAGAAATTGAGGTTGCAACTGATTACTTTTGCGAGTCCAAGATGATTGGTGAAGGGGCATACGGGAAAGTTTACAAAGGTGATCTTGATCATACCCCTGTTGCCATCAAAGTTCTTTGTTCCGATGCATCCGAAAAGAAAGAGGAATTTCTAAGAGAG GTGGAGGTTCTTAGCCAGTTACATCACCCACACATTGTTTTACTGCTTGGAGCCTGTCCTGAAAATGGTTGCCTTGTTTATGAGTATATGGAAAACGGAAGCCTGGAAGATTGCATTTTGGAACGGAACAGTAAACCGTTTCCCTGGTTTTCTCGATTCAGGATACTGTTCGAAGTGGCATGCGCTCTTGCATTCCTGCACAACTCAAAGCCTGAGCCTATTGTTCATCGAGATCTTAAACCGGGAAATATATTGCTGGACAAAAATTTCGTGAGCAAAATAGGAGATGTAGGTCTAGCAAAGATTATATCAGATGTTGTCCCAGAAAGTGTTACAGAATATAGGAACTCTGTTCTGGCTGGCACCCTTGGTTACATGGATCCAGAGTATCAAAGAACTGGCACACTCAGACCAAAGTCTGATCTTTATGCTTTTGGAATAATAACACTTCAATTACTGGCTGCTTGTCGTCCTAATGGCCTTATAATGGTGTTTGAAAATGCTATAAATAGTAATTTATTGGTGGATATACTTGATAAGTCAGTTCCTGATTGGCCGTTAATGGAAGCAGAGGAGCTTGCTAGGATGGCGCTAAAATGCTGTAGCCTTAGATGCCGAGATAGACCAGACCTCGAGACTGAAGTTCTTCCACTTTTGAAGAGACTTTCTGAATTTGCTGACATGCGTACCAAAGTGGAGAAGAACATTATACAGGCACCTAGTCCGTACTTATGCCCAATCGTTCAG GAAGTAATGGAAGATCCACAGATTGCAGCTGATGGTTTTACATATGAGCATAGAGCAATAAAGTTATGGCTCACCAGACATAGTGTATCACCAGTTACAAAACAGATACTGCAGCACAAGATGGTCACACCAAACCGCACATTGCGACTAGCTATACAAGAGTGGCGATCACAAGTAACGTCGTTCAGACCCAGATCTTGA
- the LOC104228681 gene encoding U-box domain-containing protein 34-like isoform X3, whose amino-acid sequence MLCPQSLQFQLHVETLVLEGNNPATVLLKYVNDSGIKSLVLGSYSPNYFSRKLKGSSVPSIILKHAPECCDVYVVSSNKLMTNSLNPLLATEGDLPTINKQKSSASSASIDGVSHSRSSSLASSHLNFPAFLDGNSSNYASLQQKLNQNLEDVTTGLETVKECHISTSSEQLDIQDEVERVRLELQTTLAMYNQTCEDLIHTQNKVQLFSSEYLEEYRKVNAAKKREENLRKIAAEEKERHLEAEKEVETARKLLSEETYERQIAELKALQQSLEKKKTVDALLSSDHRYRRLTREEIEVATDYFCESKMIGEGAYGKVYKGDLDHTPVAIKVLCSDASEKKEEFLREVEVLSQLHHPHIVLLLGACPENGCLVYEYMENGSLEDCILERNSKPFPWFSRFRILFEVACALAFLHNSKPEPIVHRDLKPGNILLDKNFVSKIGDVGLAKIISDVVPESVTEYRNSVLAGTLGYMDPEYQRTGTLRPKSDLYAFGIITLQLLAACRPNGLIMVFENAINSNLLVDILDKSVPDWPLMEAEELARMALKCCSLRCRDRPDLETEVLPLLKRLSEFADMRTKVEKNIIQAPSPYLCPIVQEVMEDPQIAADGFTYEHRAIKLWLTRHSVSPVTKQILQHKMVTPNRTLRLAIQEWRSQVTSFRPRS is encoded by the exons ATGTTATGCCCACAATCACTACAATTCCAACTCCAT GTTGAGACTTTGGTGCTGGAAGGGAATAATCCTGCAACGGTGCTCCTAAAATATGTGAATGACTCTGGGATTAAAAGTTTAGTCTTGGGCTCTTACTCTCCCAATTACTTTTCCAG GAAGCTGAAGGGATCAAGCGTGCCTTCAATTATCCTCAAGCATGCTCCAGAATGTTGTGATGTTTATGTGGTGTCCTCAAATAAGCTAATGACAAATTCGTTAAATCCCTTATTGGCTACTG AAGGTGATCTTCCTACAATCAATAAACAAAAATCCAGTGCATCTTCTGCCTCCATAGATGGTGTCTCTCACAGCAGATCATCATCCCTTGCTTCTAGCCATCTGAATTTTCCAGCATTTCTCGATGGGAACTCTTCTAATTATGCCAGTCTTCAACAGAAACTTAATCAAAATCTGGAAGATGTAACCACAGGTCTAGAGACAGTCAAGGAATGCCATATTTCCACTTCCTCAGAGCAG TTAGACATTCAAGATGAAGTGGAGAGGGTGCGCCTAGAATTACAGACTACTTTAGCAATGTACAATCAAACATGTGAAGACCTGATCCATACCCAAAACAAA GTCCAGTTATTTTCTTCGGAATACCTTGAAGAGTATAGAAAAGTGAATGCTgccaagaaaagagaagaaaatctaAGGAAAATTGCTGCTGAAGAAAAGGAGAGGCATCTTGAAGCTGAGAAGGAGGTCGAGACTGCAAGAAAATTGCTTTCAGAAGAGACATATGAGAGGCAGATAGCAGAGTTGAAGGCACTGCAACAGTCCTTAGAGAAAAAGAAAACTGTCGATGCACTATTATCATCTGATCACAGGTATAGAAGGTTGACTAGAGAAGAAATTGAGGTTGCAACTGATTACTTTTGCGAGTCCAAGATGATTGGTGAAGGGGCATACGGGAAAGTTTACAAAGGTGATCTTGATCATACCCCTGTTGCCATCAAAGTTCTTTGTTCCGATGCATCCGAAAAGAAAGAGGAATTTCTAAGAGAG GTGGAGGTTCTTAGCCAGTTACATCACCCACACATTGTTTTACTGCTTGGAGCCTGTCCTGAAAATGGTTGCCTTGTTTATGAGTATATGGAAAACGGAAGCCTGGAAGATTGCATTTTGGAACGGAACAGTAAACCGTTTCCCTGGTTTTCTCGATTCAGGATACTGTTCGAAGTGGCATGCGCTCTTGCATTCCTGCACAACTCAAAGCCTGAGCCTATTGTTCATCGAGATCTTAAACCGGGAAATATATTGCTGGACAAAAATTTCGTGAGCAAAATAGGAGATGTAGGTCTAGCAAAGATTATATCAGATGTTGTCCCAGAAAGTGTTACAGAATATAGGAACTCTGTTCTGGCTGGCACCCTTGGTTACATGGATCCAGAGTATCAAAGAACTGGCACACTCAGACCAAAGTCTGATCTTTATGCTTTTGGAATAATAACACTTCAATTACTGGCTGCTTGTCGTCCTAATGGCCTTATAATGGTGTTTGAAAATGCTATAAATAGTAATTTATTGGTGGATATACTTGATAAGTCAGTTCCTGATTGGCCGTTAATGGAAGCAGAGGAGCTTGCTAGGATGGCGCTAAAATGCTGTAGCCTTAGATGCCGAGATAGACCAGACCTCGAGACTGAAGTTCTTCCACTTTTGAAGAGACTTTCTGAATTTGCTGACATGCGTACCAAAGTGGAGAAGAACATTATACAGGCACCTAGTCCGTACTTATGCCCAATCGTTCAG GAAGTAATGGAAGATCCACAGATTGCAGCTGATGGTTTTACATATGAGCATAGAGCAATAAAGTTATGGCTCACCAGACATAGTGTATCACCAGTTACAAAACAGATACTGCAGCACAAGATGGTCACACCAAACCGCACATTGCGACTAGCTATACAAGAGTGGCGATCACAAGTAACGTCGTTCAGACCCAGATCTTGA